One part of the Paracoccus sp. MBLB3053 genome encodes these proteins:
- a CDS encoding RidA family protein — protein MRRISSGSPFETALGYSRAVVKGPWCFVSGTTGYDYAAMQMPESPAEQARNAFATIFAVLDEAGFSAADIVRVQYTIADAALLDEIAPVLGDAMKDALPAATMVVAGLIRPEMKIEIEVTAFRE, from the coding sequence TTGCGTAGAATCTCCAGCGGCTCGCCCTTCGAGACGGCACTAGGCTATAGCCGGGCCGTCGTGAAGGGACCTTGGTGCTTCGTGTCCGGGACGACCGGTTACGACTACGCAGCGATGCAGATGCCTGAAAGCCCTGCCGAGCAGGCGCGCAATGCCTTCGCGACGATCTTTGCAGTGCTTGATGAGGCGGGCTTTTCCGCTGCCGATATCGTGCGCGTGCAATACACCATCGCCGACGCAGCTCTGCTGGACGAGATTGCTCCGGTTCTCGGTGACGCGATGAAGGATGCGTTACCTGCCGCCACGATGGTTGTCGCGGGACTAATCAGACCCGAAATGAAGATCGAGATTGAAGTGACCGCGTTTCGGGAATGA
- a CDS encoding BamA/TamA family outer membrane protein — protein sequence MSIVRGLACFTIASIALISELTFAAPAKAFDFSIFVDPEDNYIDASAFLARGGFVPVPVIITEPAVDGGFGVIGQFVGTPQGPGDQPPRTMIGLARTGNGSTAGGIMRSGNLREGDVRYKMGLGKANMTVPIFPFGLDQSIDYSNKNLATFASARMRLGDSDFWAGPRLVYRRTDLSLGADAELGPIASRVRDVINDLFDSKQYVALGASLHYDTRNNPISPTNGINAVFKYDLYDDAFGSDADFGIGQFAVASFTEFGDEWSFGVLSKYKWTSGDNPFFTSPSVDLRGVQSGRYAGDAAYSTEIQLRKQITDRWAAVAFGGYGETRVTDSRLYEAEDDIWTYGAGVRYRLARQIGLDVGLDLAMGPEDSIFYIQFGHAWGREMD from the coding sequence ATGTCCATCGTCCGGGGACTTGCCTGCTTCACCATCGCTTCCATTGCGCTCATTTCCGAACTGACATTCGCAGCGCCGGCAAAGGCGTTCGATTTCTCGATCTTTGTCGATCCGGAAGACAATTACATCGACGCATCGGCGTTTCTGGCCCGCGGCGGGTTCGTGCCGGTACCCGTCATCATTACGGAGCCCGCGGTCGACGGCGGCTTCGGCGTCATTGGCCAGTTTGTCGGGACGCCCCAGGGTCCAGGCGACCAACCGCCCAGAACCATGATCGGGCTTGCACGCACCGGCAACGGCTCGACCGCAGGTGGCATCATGCGCAGCGGCAATCTCAGGGAAGGGGATGTCCGTTACAAGATGGGGCTGGGCAAGGCCAACATGACCGTTCCGATCTTTCCCTTTGGCCTAGATCAGTCGATCGATTATTCGAACAAGAACCTTGCCACATTTGCGAGTGCGAGAATGCGGCTGGGGGATTCCGACTTCTGGGCCGGGCCAAGGCTGGTCTATCGACGGACGGACCTGTCTCTGGGCGCGGATGCCGAGTTGGGACCGATTGCCTCACGCGTGCGCGACGTGATCAACGACCTTTTCGATTCCAAGCAATATGTGGCTCTTGGGGCATCACTTCATTACGACACCCGCAACAACCCGATCTCACCAACGAATGGCATCAACGCGGTCTTCAAATACGACCTTTACGACGATGCTTTCGGCAGTGACGCCGATTTCGGGATCGGCCAGTTCGCCGTCGCCAGCTTCACAGAATTCGGCGACGAATGGAGCTTTGGCGTACTCAGCAAGTACAAATGGACCTCCGGCGACAATCCATTCTTCACTTCGCCCTCGGTCGACCTGCGCGGCGTGCAATCGGGGCGTTACGCAGGCGACGCCGCCTATTCCACCGAGATCCAGCTGAGAAAACAGATCACCGATCGCTGGGCTGCCGTCGCCTTCGGAGGCTATGGCGAGACGCGCGTGACGGATTCGCGTCTTTACGAAGCCGAAGACGATATCTGGACCTATGGCGCAGGTGTTCGCTACCGTCTTGCGCGCCAGATCGGCCTGGATGTCGGCTTGGACCTGGCCATGGGACCAGAAGATTCGATCTTCTACATTCAGTTCGGCCACGCTTGGGGTCGGGAAATGGACTGA
- a CDS encoding methanol/ethanol family PQQ-dependent dehydrogenase yields MKRLMKGATLALLLSGSSALANDSVMAEIAKPEQWAIQTGDYANTRYSTLDKINKDNVKDLRVAWTFSTGVLRGHEGSPLVIGDVMYVHTPFPNNIFALDLNDNGKILWRYEPQQDPNVIAVMCCDTVSRGPAYADGMILFHQADTTLIALDAKTGELKWSVQTGDPAIGETNTATVLPVKDKVIVGVSGGEYGVRGRVTAYSLADGSEVWKAYSTGPDEEMLVDPEATMHLGKPIGKDSSLSTWEGDQWKIGGGTTWGWYSYDPELNLVYYGTGNPSTWNPAQRPGDNKWSMTIMARDADTGMAKWFYQMTPHDEWDFDGVNEMILTNQTIDGTERKLLTHFDRNGLGYTLDRETGELLVAEKYDPSVNWTTGVDMDANSETYGRPAVVAEYSTEQNGEDTNSTGICPAALGSKDQQPASFSPKTNLFYVPTNHVCMDYEPFRVAYTAGQPYVGATLSMYPAPDSHGGMGNFIAWDNTKGEIKWSLPEQFSVWSGALATAGDIVFYGTLEGYLKAVNAETGEELYKFKTPSGIIGNVMTYEHGGKQYVGILSGVGGWAGIGLAAGLTNPNEGLGAVGGYASLSQYTELGGQLTVFELPG; encoded by the coding sequence ATGAAAAGACTGATGAAGGGCGCCACTTTGGCGCTGCTGTTGTCCGGCTCTTCTGCGCTGGCCAACGACAGTGTGATGGCCGAGATCGCCAAGCCGGAACAGTGGGCGATCCAGACCGGCGACTATGCCAATACCCGCTATTCGACGCTCGACAAGATCAACAAGGACAACGTCAAGGACCTGCGGGTGGCCTGGACGTTCTCGACCGGCGTTCTGCGCGGCCATGAAGGTTCGCCGCTGGTCATCGGGGATGTGATGTATGTCCATACACCTTTCCCCAACAACATCTTCGCACTTGACCTCAACGACAATGGAAAGATCCTGTGGCGTTACGAACCACAGCAGGATCCGAATGTCATTGCCGTCATGTGCTGCGATACGGTCAGCCGTGGCCCTGCCTATGCCGACGGGATGATCCTGTTCCATCAGGCCGATACGACACTGATTGCGCTGGATGCCAAGACCGGCGAGCTCAAATGGTCGGTCCAGACCGGCGATCCCGCGATCGGGGAAACCAACACCGCGACCGTGCTTCCGGTCAAGGACAAGGTCATCGTTGGTGTTTCGGGCGGTGAATATGGCGTCCGTGGCCGCGTGACTGCATATAGCCTGGCCGATGGGTCCGAGGTCTGGAAAGCCTATTCGACCGGCCCAGACGAGGAAATGCTGGTCGACCCCGAAGCGACGATGCATTTGGGCAAGCCAATCGGCAAGGACAGCTCGCTGAGCACCTGGGAAGGCGATCAGTGGAAGATCGGTGGCGGCACCACCTGGGGCTGGTACTCATATGATCCGGAACTCAACCTGGTCTATTACGGCACCGGCAACCCATCGACCTGGAACCCTGCGCAGCGGCCGGGCGACAACAAATGGTCGATGACCATCATGGCCCGCGATGCCGATACCGGCATGGCCAAGTGGTTCTACCAGATGACGCCGCATGACGAATGGGACTTCGACGGGGTCAACGAGATGATCCTGACGAACCAGACCATCGATGGGACCGAGCGCAAGCTGCTGACCCATTTCGACCGCAACGGCCTTGGCTATACGCTGGATCGTGAAACCGGCGAGCTGCTCGTGGCCGAGAAATACGACCCGTCGGTGAACTGGACCACCGGCGTAGACATGGACGCCAATTCGGAAACCTATGGCCGTCCGGCCGTGGTTGCTGAATATTCGACCGAACAGAACGGCGAAGACACCAACTCGACCGGCATCTGCCCGGCCGCGCTTGGCTCCAAGGACCAGCAGCCTGCCTCCTTCTCGCCCAAGACGAACCTGTTCTACGTCCCGACGAACCATGTCTGCATGGATTACGAGCCGTTCCGCGTGGCCTATACTGCGGGGCAGCCCTATGTCGGTGCGACACTCTCGATGTATCCCGCGCCGGACAGCCATGGCGGCATGGGGAACTTCATCGCCTGGGACAATACAAAGGGTGAGATCAAGTGGTCTCTGCCCGAGCAGTTCTCGGTCTGGTCAGGTGCTCTGGCGACCGCGGGCGACATCGTCTTCTACGGGACGCTGGAAGGCTATCTGAAAGCCGTGAATGCCGAAACCGGCGAAGAACTCTACAAGTTCAAGACGCCTTCGGGCATCATTGGCAATGTCATGACCTATGAGCATGGTGGCAAACAGTATGTCGGCATCCTGTCAGGTGTCGGCGGCTGGGCGGGCATCGGTCTTGCGGCTGGTCTGACCAATCCCAATGAAGGCCTGGGTGCCGTGGGCGGATATGCGTCGCTGTCGCAATATACCGAACTCGGTGGACAGTTGACGGTGTTCGAACTGCCCGGCTGA
- a CDS encoding YbaN family protein: protein MRYLWLAFGWLALTVGLIGILLPVMPTVPFLLVAVWAFARSSPRIGARIMRHPRFGPPIRAWRKRGVVGRNAKIWATTAMTCGVAWSLWLGLDPKIVAVQALTCSAIAVWLVTRPER, encoded by the coding sequence ATGCGATATCTATGGCTTGCCTTCGGCTGGCTCGCTCTGACCGTCGGGTTGATCGGCATTCTCCTTCCGGTCATGCCCACGGTTCCCTTTCTGCTTGTCGCAGTCTGGGCCTTTGCCCGATCCTCTCCGCGGATCGGCGCGCGGATCATGCGTCACCCCAGATTTGGTCCTCCGATCCGGGCATGGAGAAAGCGCGGCGTTGTCGGGCGGAACGCGAAGATCTGGGCAACAACTGCCATGACCTGCGGCGTAGCCTGGTCGCTCTGGCTTGGGCTTGATCCGAAAATTGTGGCCGTTCAGGCCCTGACATGCAGTGCAATCGCAGTTTGGCTTGTCACGCGACCGGAACGCTGA
- a CDS encoding substrate-binding domain-containing protein: MISRLAILAIAALAALGGPVLAQVADLRSHSEFRVCADPAAVPMSAQDGSGFENRLAELFGEKLGLPVTYAWFPQGTGFIRKTLRAGLCDVVIGYAQGDEMVLNTNHYYTSAYGIVTRKDSPLADVDMLEDAALKGQPIGVVAGTPPATNLARAGLAKDMRGWDLFVDRRTENPVGDMLSQVKSGELAAAVLWGPLAGPLVKQDPDLQFTPLVKETTGPKMFYRITMGVRLGEDAWKRELNSLIRRNQDEIDAILRDAGVPILDDYGKALKQ; encoded by the coding sequence ATGATCAGCCGCCTCGCCATATTGGCCATCGCGGCGCTTGCTGCCCTTGGCGGTCCGGTCTTGGCGCAGGTTGCCGATCTGCGCTCGCATTCCGAATTTCGTGTCTGCGCCGATCCGGCGGCCGTTCCGATGTCCGCGCAGGATGGCTCGGGCTTCGAAAATCGGCTTGCCGAACTTTTCGGCGAAAAGCTTGGGCTTCCTGTGACCTATGCCTGGTTTCCGCAGGGCACGGGTTTCATCCGCAAGACGCTGAGGGCCGGGCTTTGCGACGTCGTGATCGGGTATGCCCAAGGCGATGAGATGGTTCTGAATACGAACCATTACTACACATCGGCCTATGGTATCGTGACCCGCAAGGACAGCCCGCTGGCCGATGTGGATATGCTTGAGGACGCCGCGCTGAAGGGGCAGCCGATAGGCGTCGTGGCAGGAACGCCTCCCGCTACGAACCTGGCACGGGCCGGTCTTGCCAAGGACATGCGCGGCTGGGACCTGTTCGTGGACCGGCGGACCGAGAATCCTGTGGGCGATATGCTGTCCCAGGTCAAGTCCGGCGAATTGGCCGCCGCAGTGCTTTGGGGACCACTTGCAGGCCCTCTGGTCAAGCAGGACCCGGATCTGCAGTTCACGCCGCTCGTGAAGGAGACGACTGGGCCGAAGATGTTCTACCGCATCACGATGGGCGTCCGCTTGGGCGAGGATGCCTGGAAGCGCGAGCTGAACAGCCTCATTCGCCGCAATCAGGACGAGATCGACGCGATCCTGCGTGACGCGGGCGTTCCGATTCTGGACGATTATGGCAAGGCTTTGAAACAATGA
- a CDS encoding GNAT family N-acetyltransferase has protein sequence MTTGGTEIFIRPATPDDRDAIWTILEPVYRAGETYCIPTDITRDDALADWFAAPFTAFVAELDGKVLGTSHVGRNRPGPASHVANASFATHAEARGRGIARALVIHAKDWARQQGFRAMQFNFVVSTNADAVHSWQKAGFSIVGRLPGAFLHPQQGYVDALVMFNDLTAA, from the coding sequence ATGACCACAGGCGGGACAGAGATCTTCATCCGTCCCGCCACGCCAGATGACCGGGACGCGATCTGGACGATCCTGGAGCCGGTCTATCGGGCGGGTGAAACCTATTGTATTCCGACCGACATCACGCGGGACGATGCTCTGGCGGACTGGTTTGCCGCGCCTTTCACGGCATTCGTCGCTGAACTGGATGGCAAGGTGCTTGGGACCAGTCATGTCGGCCGGAATCGTCCCGGTCCGGCCAGTCATGTCGCCAATGCAAGCTTTGCGACCCATGCCGAGGCAAGGGGGCGTGGCATTGCAAGGGCTCTTGTTATCCACGCCAAGGATTGGGCGCGTCAGCAGGGGTTCAGGGCGATGCAGTTCAACTTTGTCGTCTCTACGAATGCAGACGCTGTCCATTCCTGGCAAAAGGCAGGTTTCAGCATCGTCGGACGGCTGCCGGGCGCGTTCCTGCATCCGCAGCAGGGATATGTCGACGCATTGGTGATGTTCAACGACCTGACTGCAGCGTGA
- a CDS encoding c-type cytochrome, methanol metabolism-related produces the protein MTDRTTARLLAICIACVGGVTAQTTVAQESTTTTPVANTEAVLPNGQDMTPDYMENGRWYTADGIPTYKIAEDGTLDYATFSGYRRYSAECHVCHGPDGEGSTYAPALKNSVLNIDYYEFQEVVASGKQDVNKAANLVMPAFGTNKNVWCYIDDIYAYLIARGVGELPRGRPAKKEAKSDEFAAQEDSCMSG, from the coding sequence ATGACGGACAGGACGACCGCCAGGCTGTTGGCGATCTGCATCGCGTGCGTTGGGGGCGTTACGGCCCAAACGACTGTTGCACAGGAAAGCACGACAACTACGCCAGTCGCCAATACCGAAGCGGTATTGCCCAACGGACAGGACATGACGCCCGACTACATGGAGAACGGGCGTTGGTATACGGCCGACGGCATTCCGACTTACAAGATCGCGGAAGACGGCACTTTGGATTACGCAACCTTTTCCGGATACCGGCGCTATTCCGCAGAATGCCACGTCTGCCATGGCCCGGATGGCGAAGGCTCGACCTATGCGCCTGCGCTCAAGAATTCGGTGCTGAACATCGACTATTACGAGTTCCAGGAAGTAGTCGCCTCGGGCAAGCAGGATGTGAACAAGGCAGCCAACCTTGTCATGCCGGCATTCGGCACAAACAAGAATGTCTGGTGCTATATCGATGATATCTATGCCTATCTCATCGCGCGTGGTGTCGGCGAACTGCCGCGCGGTCGCCCCGCGAAAAAGGAAGCCAAGTCGGATGAATTTGCCGCGCAGGAAGATTCCTGCATGAGCGGATGA
- the fghA gene encoding S-formylglutathione hydrolase gives MNFETISENRSFGGTQGVYRHKSEATGTDMTFAVYLPPAARYGKVPVLWYLSGLTCTHENAMTKAGAQEWASEYGIALIFPDTSPRGEGVANDEAYDLGQGAGFYVDATQEPWAPHFKMWHYVTHELPELVFTNFPLDRDAQGITGHSMGGHGALTIAMTLPERYKSVSAFSPIAHPSESDWGRKQLTAYLGNDKSAWAKHDATLLMRDKGYPGEILIDQGAADQFLELLKPEALAHAMAERRQPGEFRMQQGYDHSYFFVQTFMAEHVRWHAERLG, from the coding sequence ATGAACTTCGAGACGATCTCAGAAAATCGCAGTTTTGGAGGTACGCAGGGCGTCTATCGCCACAAGTCCGAGGCTACGGGAACGGACATGACCTTTGCAGTCTATCTTCCTCCTGCCGCGCGATACGGCAAGGTTCCCGTGCTTTGGTATCTCTCGGGGCTGACCTGCACACATGAGAACGCCATGACCAAGGCGGGCGCCCAGGAATGGGCATCTGAATATGGCATTGCGCTGATCTTTCCCGATACCAGCCCGCGTGGTGAGGGCGTTGCCAATGACGAAGCCTATGATCTTGGGCAGGGCGCCGGTTTCTATGTCGATGCGACGCAGGAGCCGTGGGCCCCGCATTTCAAGATGTGGCACTATGTGACCCATGAGCTTCCTGAACTGGTGTTCACGAACTTTCCCCTTGATCGCGATGCACAGGGCATCACCGGGCATTCGATGGGCGGCCATGGCGCACTGACGATCGCCATGACATTGCCCGAGCGTTACAAGTCGGTTTCCGCCTTTTCTCCCATCGCCCATCCCAGTGAATCGGATTGGGGTCGCAAGCAGCTCACTGCCTATCTCGGGAATGACAAGTCCGCTTGGGCCAAGCATGATGCGACGCTCTTGATGCGCGACAAGGGCTATCCGGGCGAAATCCTGATCGATCAGGGTGCGGCCGATCAGTTCCTGGAACTGCTGAAACCCGAGGCCCTGGCCCATGCCATGGCGGAACGTCGACAACCCGGCGAGTTCCGCATGCAGCAGGGCTATGACCACAGCTATTTCTTCGTCCAGACATTCATGGCCGAGCATGTTCGCTGGCACGCGGAACGCCTGGGCTGA
- a CDS encoding S-(hydroxymethyl)glutathione dehydrogenase/class III alcohol dehydrogenase, whose product MRTRAAVALEAGKPLEVMEVNLEGPKAGEVMVEIKATGICHTDEFTRSGADPEGIFPAILGHEGAGVVVEVGPGVTSVKPGDHVIPLYTPECRQCASCLSGKTNLCTAIRATQGQGLMPDGTSRFSMLDGTPIHHYMGCSTFSNYTVLPEIAVAKVREDAPFDKICYIGCGVTTGIGAVINTAKVEIGAKAVVFGLGGIGLNVIQGLRLAGADMIIGVDLNDEKKGMAEHFGMTHFINPKNVENVVQEIVNMTKTPFDQIGGADYSFDATGSTKVMRDALECTHRGWGQSVIIGVAAAGAEISTRPFQLVTGRVWKGTAFGGARGRTDVPKIVDWYMDGKIEIDPMITHTMPLDDINKGFDLMHSGESIRSVVLY is encoded by the coding sequence ATGAGAACAAGAGCAGCCGTCGCATTGGAGGCCGGCAAGCCGCTGGAAGTCATGGAGGTCAACCTCGAAGGTCCCAAGGCCGGCGAGGTCATGGTCGAGATCAAGGCGACCGGCATCTGCCACACCGACGAATTCACCCGCTCGGGCGCCGATCCCGAAGGGATCTTTCCGGCGATTCTGGGCCATGAGGGCGCGGGCGTCGTGGTCGAGGTCGGCCCGGGTGTAACAAGCGTAAAACCGGGCGACCATGTCATTCCGCTTTACACCCCCGAATGCCGCCAATGCGCGTCGTGCCTCTCGGGCAAGACCAACCTCTGCACCGCGATCCGCGCAACGCAGGGGCAGGGGCTGATGCCCGATGGCACCTCGCGCTTCTCCATGCTCGACGGCACGCCGATCCACCATTACATGGGCTGCTCGACCTTCTCGAATTACACGGTTCTGCCGGAAATCGCCGTGGCGAAAGTCCGCGAAGACGCGCCTTTCGACAAGATCTGCTATATCGGCTGCGGCGTCACCACCGGCATCGGCGCCGTGATCAACACCGCCAAGGTCGAGATCGGCGCCAAGGCCGTGGTCTTCGGCCTCGGCGGCATCGGGTTGAACGTGATCCAGGGCCTGCGCCTGGCCGGCGCTGACATGATCATCGGGGTCGATCTGAATGATGAAAAGAAAGGCATGGCCGAACATTTCGGCATGACCCATTTCATCAACCCCAAGAACGTCGAAAACGTCGTGCAGGAAATCGTCAACATGACGAAGACCCCGTTCGACCAGATCGGCGGCGCCGATTACAGCTTCGACGCAACGGGCAGCACCAAGGTCATGCGCGATGCACTGGAATGCACCCATCGAGGCTGGGGCCAGTCGGTCATCATCGGCGTGGCAGCTGCAGGTGCGGAAATCAGCACCCGGCCGTTCCAGCTGGTCACCGGCCGGGTCTGGAAGGGCACGGCCTTTGGCGGCGCGCGCGGCCGGACCGATGTGCCCAAGATCGTCGACTGGTACATGGACGGCAAGATCGAAATCGACCCGATGATCACCCACACCATGCCGCTTGACGACATCAACAAGGGCTTCGACCTGATGCATTCGGGTGAGTCCATTCGCTCGGTCGTCCTTTACTGA
- the rdgB gene encoding RdgB/HAM1 family non-canonical purine NTP pyrophosphatase encodes MRKLTERKLLLATHNAGKLEEIRAMMAPHGIEVTSAGEMGLAEPAETESSFIGNARIKARAAVEATGLPVLADDSGITVDGLDGAPGVYTADWAETPNGRDFLQAMTRTWRELDDLNVPEPRTAQFRATLILMWPDGHEEIFEGIAPGRLVWPPRGEQGHGYDPIFVPNGHDMTFAEMAPEEKNRISHRADAFRKLEASLA; translated from the coding sequence ATGAGAAAGCTGACCGAGCGGAAGCTTCTTCTTGCCACGCATAATGCAGGGAAACTCGAGGAAATCCGCGCCATGATGGCACCACATGGCATCGAGGTCACTTCGGCGGGCGAAATGGGCCTTGCGGAGCCGGCCGAGACCGAAAGCAGCTTCATTGGCAATGCCCGGATCAAGGCGCGTGCCGCTGTCGAGGCAACAGGTCTTCCCGTCCTGGCCGATGACAGCGGAATTACCGTCGATGGTCTTGATGGCGCGCCGGGGGTCTATACGGCAGATTGGGCGGAAACACCGAATGGACGCGATTTCCTTCAGGCCATGACCCGGACATGGAGAGAACTGGACGACCTCAACGTTCCCGAGCCGCGAACGGCACAGTTCCGCGCGACCCTGATCCTCATGTGGCCGGACGGGCATGAAGAGATCTTTGAAGGGATCGCGCCGGGTAGGCTTGTCTGGCCACCGCGGGGTGAACAAGGCCACGGCTACGACCCGATCTTCGTTCCGAATGGCCATGATATGACCTTCGCGGAAATGGCACCCGAGGAAAAGAACCGGATCAGCCATCGCGCCGATGCCTTCCGCAAGCTGGAGGCGTCCCTTGCGTAG
- a CDS encoding ATP-dependent Clp protease proteolytic subunit: MRHQWLDNDDDDDDDDDRPQKGDKDEGLGLPEGDKIGKLYFKSRTVIVAGPINDKLAQRTVAHLLALAEDSDKPINMLISSPGGHVESGDMIHDVIKFIRPTVRTIGSGWVASAGALIFVAAKKENRFCLPNTRFLIHQPSGGIGGTSSDMMIQAEQVRLMRDRLNQIFADATGQPIEKIEQDTQRDFWLNTQEALDYGLLGKVIRSADELK; the protein is encoded by the coding sequence ATGCGTCACCAGTGGCTGGACAATGACGACGACGACGATGATGACGACGATCGCCCGCAGAAAGGCGACAAGGACGAAGGCCTGGGCCTGCCCGAAGGCGACAAGATCGGAAAGCTCTATTTCAAGTCTCGGACGGTCATCGTTGCCGGGCCGATCAATGACAAGCTGGCCCAGCGTACGGTGGCACATCTTCTGGCCTTGGCCGAGGACAGCGACAAGCCGATCAACATGCTGATTTCCTCGCCCGGTGGGCATGTCGAATCGGGGGACATGATCCATGACGTGATCAAGTTCATCCGGCCGACCGTGCGCACCATCGGTTCGGGCTGGGTGGCTTCGGCCGGCGCGTTGATCTTCGTCGCGGCGAAGAAGGAAAACCGCTTCTGCCTGCCGAACACCCGTTTCCTGATCCACCAGCCCTCGGGCGGAATCGGTGGGACTTCGTCGGACATGATGATCCAGGCCGAGCAGGTGCGCCTGATGCGTGACCGCCTGAACCAGATCTTTGCCGATGCGACCGGCCAGCCGATCGAGAAGATCGAGCAGGACACCCAGCGCGACTTCTGGCTGAACACGCAGGAAGCACTGGATTACGGCCTGCTGGGCAAGGTAATCCGTTCGGCAGACGAACTGAAATGA
- the hemW gene encoding radical SAM family heme chaperone HemW: MTASTPALDNSQLADDWRAGGFALYVHWPFCAAKCPYCDFNSHVTSGIDQARWLDAYRAEIARLGTDAPGRVLNSIFFGGGTPSLMAPETVNGVIEAARAQWAFANDIEITLEANPTSVEMGRFRAYADGGVNRVSMGVQALNDADLRRLGRMHSVAEARAAFDIARDCFSRVSFDLIYARQDQDRAHWRRELNEALSMAVDHLSAYQLTIEPGTAFGARHAKGGLKGLPDDDLSADMYQDTQEICAAAGMPTYEISNHARPGAESLHNLVYWRQGDWAAVGPGAHGRLTLTDGRWATEAHRAPGAWLEAVENGGNGDSQRELLSLSDRAVEYLLMSLRLTEGMEVSRYLSHGAKLSEARLADLTALGLVVRRDDRLAATEAGRPVLNGILRELAE, translated from the coding sequence ATGACCGCCAGCACCCCAGCCCTTGATAACAGCCAGCTTGCCGATGATTGGCGGGCCGGCGGATTCGCACTTTACGTCCATTGGCCGTTCTGCGCAGCGAAATGCCCCTATTGTGACTTCAACAGCCATGTCACCTCAGGGATCGATCAAGCGCGCTGGCTCGACGCTTATCGCGCCGAGATTGCACGGCTGGGCACTGACGCTCCGGGGAGGGTGCTCAACAGCATCTTCTTCGGCGGTGGAACGCCAAGCCTCATGGCACCCGAAACCGTAAACGGCGTCATCGAGGCTGCGCGGGCGCAATGGGCCTTCGCCAATGACATCGAAATCACCCTCGAGGCAAATCCCACGAGCGTCGAGATGGGCCGCTTCAGGGCCTATGCCGATGGAGGGGTGAACCGTGTGTCGATGGGGGTTCAGGCGCTGAACGATGCCGATCTTCGCCGCCTTGGTCGGATGCATTCCGTTGCCGAGGCGCGGGCGGCTTTCGATATCGCTCGGGACTGTTTCTCGCGGGTCAGCTTTGATCTGATCTATGCCCGGCAGGATCAGGACCGCGCCCATTGGCGGCGCGAACTGAACGAGGCGCTTTCGATGGCGGTGGATCATCTCTCGGCCTACCAGCTTACGATCGAGCCCGGCACCGCCTTCGGAGCCCGTCACGCCAAAGGGGGCCTCAAAGGGTTGCCGGACGACGATCTATCGGCGGACATGTATCAGGACACGCAAGAAATCTGCGCCGCTGCCGGCATGCCCACATACGAGATATCGAACCATGCCCGGCCCGGCGCGGAAAGCCTGCACAATCTGGTCTACTGGCGTCAGGGCGATTGGGCGGCCGTAGGGCCCGGAGCGCATGGACGGCTGACCTTGACGGATGGTCGATGGGCGACCGAGGCCCATCGCGCCCCTGGCGCATGGCTTGAGGCCGTAGAGAATGGCGGAAATGGTGACAGTCAGCGCGAGTTGCTGAGCCTTTCCGATCGCGCCGTGGAATATCTGCTGATGTCACTGCGCCTGACCGAAGGCATGGAAGTTTCGCGATACCTGTCACATGGCGCGAAACTCTCCGAGGCCCGTCTCGCGGATCTGACGGCGCTTGGCCTTGTGGTCAGGCGTGACGATCGCCTTGCGGCAACCGAGGCAGGGCGGCCAGTTCTGAATGGAATTCTGCGGGAGCTTGCGGAATAG